In the genome of Pempheris klunzingeri isolate RE-2024b chromosome 3, fPemKlu1.hap1, whole genome shotgun sequence, one region contains:
- the melk gene encoding maternal embryonic leucine zipper kinase: protein MPVERTEHRGADELFKYYEVYETIGSGGFAKVKLGRHILTGEKVAIKIMNKKDLGDDLPRVKVEIDAMKNLSHQHVCRLYHVIETSTQIFMVLEYCTGGELFDYIIAKDRLSEEETRVFFRQIVSAMAYVHSQGYAHRDLKPENLLIDEDHNLKLIDFGLCAKPKGGLGYELMTCCGSPAYAAPELIQGKAYIGSEADVWSMGVLLFALLCGYLPFDDDNCMVLYRKISRGKYDNPRWLSPGSVLLLNQMMQVDPKRRLTVRQLLDHPWVTKDYNSPVEWHSRQPLGHIDEDCITEMAVNMKRSRQSTTALVKEWQYDQTTATYLLLLSKKQRGKPVRLRIEPTFCEDSWSPLHQGLQTKDALHFSEDEDAVIVGSLDFCSDYIDDSPWVSVTPCSPQGVRGQPDGATNNRDTRLASPSVEKRCAYSPTPERGRTTAQHRQERRDRDQERTSDNKENIAVQEKDVEIFALPPPRTPVSSKKNARPNKNVLTTPNQNATKTNAVTPKGGGSASKEHIKKRAAETKEPANIEMLAFSPERRSRSLDLAVTGDSGKKKRGGKVFGSLERGLDKVITMLTPSKRRALRDGPRKIKAQYNVTLTSQTNPDQVLNQILSILPEKNVDFTQKGYTLKCQTWGDFGKVTMAFELEVCLLQRPEVVGVRRQRLKGDAWVYKHLVEDILSTSSI from the exons ATGCCGGTGGAAAGGACAGAGCACCGCGGAGCCGACGAGCTCTTCAAGTACTATGAAGTTTATGAGACCATCGGCTCAG GAGGCTTTGCTAAAGTCAAGCTGGGTCGACACATCCTGACTGGAGAGAAGGTTGCCATTAAGATCATGAACAAGAAGGATCTAGGG GATGACCTGCCCCGTGTGAAGGTGGAGATTGACGCCATGAAGAACCTGAGTCATCAGCATGTCTGTCGTCTTTACCACGTCATAGAGACCTCCACCCAGATCTTCATGGTGCTGGAG TACTGTACAGGAGGGGAGTTGTTTGACTACATCATAGCAAAGGATCGTctctcagaggaggagaccaggGTGTTTTTCAGACAGATTGTGTCTGCGATGGCCTACGTCCACAGCCAGGGATATGCACACAGGGACCTCAAACCG GAAAACCTCTTGATTGATGAAGACCACAACTTAAAGCTCATAGACTTTGGGTTGTGCGCCAAACCTAAG GGAGGTTTAGGTTATGAGCTGATGACGTGTTGTGGGAGCCCTGCGTACGCAGCGCCTGAGCTCATCCAGGGAAAAGCATACATCGGatcagag GCTGATGTGTGGAGTATGGGAGTGCTGCTGTTCGCTCTGCTCTGTGGATACCTGCCCTTTGATGATGACAACTGCATGGTCCTCTACAGGAAGATTTCA AGAGGTAAATATGATAACCCCCGGTGGCTCTCTCCAGGTAGTGTCCTCCTCCTCAACCAGATGATGCAG GTGGACCCCAAGCGACGTCTTACTGTTCGTCAGCTGCTGGACCATCCTTGGGTGACAAAAGACTACAACAGCCCTGTGGAGTGGCACAGCAGGCAgccg CTTGGTCACATAGATGAGGACTGTATCACTGAGATGGCGGTCAACATGAAGCGATCGAGGCAGAGCACCACAGCGCTGGTCAAGGAG TGGCAGTATGACCAGACCACAGCCAcctacctgctgctgctgtcaaagaAGCAGAGGGGCAAACCTGTCCGCCTGCGCATTGAACCGACGTTCTGTGAGGACTCCTGGTCTCCACTGCACCAGGGACTACAG ACTAAGGATGCCCTTCACTTCAGCGAAGACGAAGACGCTGTGATTGTGGGCTCTCTGGACTTTTGCTCCGACTACATTGATGACAGCCCTTGGGTGTCAGTCACGCCATGTTCGCCCCAGGGTGTCAGAGGTCAGCCAGATGGTGCCACAAACAACAGAGACACG AGGCTAGCATCTCCATCTGTGGAGAAAAGATGTGCTTACAGCCCGACCCCAGAAAGGGGGCGAACGACAGCACAGCACCGCCAGGAAAGGAGGGACAGAGACCAAGAACGAACCAGTGACAACAAGGAGAATATTGCTGTGCAGGAGAAAGATGTCGAAATATTTGCGTTGCCTCCTCCTCGAACTCCTGTGTCCAGTAAGAAGAATGCACGACCCAACAAGAATGTGCTGACCACACCCAATCAAAATGCCACTAAAACCAATGCAGTCACACCTAAAG GTGGAGGCAGTGCCTCTAAAGAGCACATTaagaagagagcagcagagaccaAGGAGCCTGCAAACATTGAAATGCTGGCCTTCAGTCCTGAGCGAAG ATCTCGGTCTTTGGACTTGGCCGTTACAGGAGACAgcgggaagaagaagagaggaggaaaggtgTTCGGTTCCCTGGAGCGAGGCCTGGATAAGGTGATCACCATGCTCACACCCAGCAAGAGACGAGCGCTGCGTGACGGCCCACGCAAGATCAAG GCGCAATACAACGTTACTCTGACCAGTCAGACCAACCCAGACCAGGTCCTTAACCAAATCCTCTCCATCCTGCCAGAGAAAAATGTCGATTTCACACagaaagg ATATACCCTGAAGTGTCAGACCTGGGGCGACTTTGGGAAGGTGACCATGGCGTTTGAGCTGGAGGTGTGCCTGCTGCAGAGGCCTGAGGTCGTCGGGGTCCGCCGCCAGAGGCTGAAAGGAGACGCCTGGGTCTACAAACACCTGGTGGAGGACATCCTCTCTACATCCAGCATCTGA